From a single Pseudorasbora parva isolate DD20220531a chromosome 15, ASM2467924v1, whole genome shotgun sequence genomic region:
- the LOC137041053 gene encoding adhesion G protein-coupled receptor F4-like, giving the protein MDLICTQPVFANGTIKWKVNNKDPALDNTRYIISNNNSTLTVKNISESDSGRYSCIIQLSTIPYIQWQNIVIKQRPTIIVGNNYRVFPCNDSTVQLRCSVDAGYNVEWVLNEAVQTSVPASGSDIILYYPTKSGNCKEETFTCRLKGLPQLLEYSYSWSSVTVKTSPELYDCINEELGLGQTNDEKKGICGSGFKGTKTYRCESSAWKQIQENCVLEVIYNLKNRVGTLLVEEIPDFMAALSNATSQNNVNITQSPATVQAIVDILFKIADLSQATLINSIVMENYLKTVNIIVSDNVRDTWNTLNKGNTTGDTSIRLLGGIEKISDRLKDEFAINETSIQLNRTTVKNSFSITSTLPNSTTEIVIPQVPNVTTITIIIFTTLDNVLPTRNTSNNNDTNNSDVRINGDVVVVKVEPTLNNISFAFDITDQSLKNPQCVFWNFSLDAWDSTGCEVKLSMNTAVTCECNHTTSFSILMSPFSLDDNKALAYITYIGVSISLASLILCLIIETIVWKSITRNDTSYIRHVSIVNIAVSLLIANICFIIGAAVAEQEQPTSVGRCTPAVFFMHFFYLALFFWMLISALLLFYRTVMVLSQMSRARMMAIAFIVGYGAPLLIAVVTVASTAGPQNYITKQYACWLNWNESKALLAFVIPALTIVAINLVVLIVVLYKMLWRGVGAATQPDEKHALVVIARCVAILTPIFGLTWGFGIGTMVSRELGIHVVFALLNSLQGFFILVFGTLLDSKIREALAESLSLRNLTSLEALRNLTSSNRTRSASAGPSSSSRLGLFRWKPRPKRNMMLPPSLCSMGAWLEGTLGLQLCPQSAFAWRNDTKHPSKAYRFSSTLVGKAYRAAGQAVSALHAMAILQVHQVKVLRDMH; this is encoded by the exons ATGGACCTGATCTGCACACAGCCAGTCTTTGCAAATGGAACAATAAAATGGAAAGTGAATAACAAAGATCCTGCACTAGACAACACAAGATACATCATTTCAAACAACAACAGCACTCTCACTGTGAAAAACATTAGTGAAAGTGACAGTG GTCGATACTCATGCATCATACAACTGAGTACAATACCATACATTCAGTGGCAAAACATTGTTATTAAACAACGCCCCACTATCATTGTGGGTAATAATTACCGGGTTTTCCCATGCAATGACAGCACTGTCCAACTGAGATGTTCTGTTGATGCTGGCTACAATGTTGAGTGGGTCCTGAATGAAGCAGTACAAACTTCAG TACCTGCATCAGGATCGGATATCATATTATACTATCCTACTAAAAGTGGGAATTGTAAGGAGGAAACCTTTACATGCCGTCTCAAGGGTCTGCCACAACTACTTGAGTACAGTTACAGCTGGAGCAGTGTCACAGTAAAGACAAGCCCAGAAC TTTATGACTGTATAAATGAAGAACTTGGACTTGGACAAACAAATGATGAAAAGAAAGGAATCTGTGGAAGTGGCTTTAAAGGCACCAAAACATACAGATGTGAATCATCTGCGTGGAAACAAATACAGGAAAACTGTGTACTTGAAGTTATCTACAACCTTAAAAACAGAGTTGGG ACCTTGCTTGTGGAGGAGATTCCAGATTTTATGGCTGCCCTCAGCAATGCCACATCACAGAATAATGTTAATATAACACAGTCTCCTGCTACTGTCCAAGCAATTGTGGATATACTCTTTAAAATTGCTGATTTGTCACAAGCTACTTTGATCAATAGCATTGTGATGGAG AATTACCTGAAAACTGTGAACATTATTGTATCAGATAATGTAAGGGATACGTGGAACACACTAAACAAAGGAAACACCACAGGAGACACCAGCATTCGACTTCTGGGCGGTATTGAGAAGATAAGCGATCGTCTCAAAGATGAGTTTGCGATTAATGAAACATCCATTCAGCTGAACAGAACTACAGTTAAAAACTCATTCAGTATAACATCAACACTGCCAAATTCAACCACAGAGATTGTAATACCGCAGGTTCCTAATGTGACTACCATAACCATCATAATCTTCACAACTCTTGACAATGTCTTACCTACTCGTAATACTAGTAATAATAATGACACTAATAATTCAGATGTGCGCATCAATGGAGATGTGGTTGTTGTTAAGGTTGAACCAACACTTAATAACATTTCTTTTGCCTTTGACATTACTGATCAGTCTTTGAAAAATCCTCAGTGTGTCTTTTGGAACTTCAGTCTTGATGCATGGGATTCCACTGGATGTGAAGTAAAGCTCTCAATGAATACAGCAGTTACGTGTGAATGCAACCACACAACCTCTTTTTCAATCCTAATGTCACCATTTTCCCTTGATGATAACAAAGCCTTAGCCTATATAACTTACATTGGTGTTTCTATTTCATTGGCCAGCTTAATTTTGTGCCTCATTATTGAGACTATCGTATGGAAGTCAATAACTAGAAATGACACATCCTACATACGACATGTCTCCATTGTCAACATTGCCGTGTCCCTGCTGATCGCAAACATCTGTTTTATCATTGGAGCCGCAGTCGCAGAACAAGAGCAGCCAACATCCGTGGGTCGCTGCACTCCAGCGGTTTTCTTCATGCACTTTTTTTACCTGGCTCTTTTCTTCTGGATGTTAATTTCAGCGCTGTTGCTCTTTTACCGGACAGTCATGGTCTTGTCCCAAATGTCAAGGGCCAGAATGATGGCCATCGCCTTCATAGTCGGTTATGGTGCGCCTTTGCTCATAGCGGTCGTTACTGTTGCGTCAACAGCTGGACCACAAAATTATATCACAAAACAATATGCATGCTGGCTGAACTGGAATGAATCTAAGGCCCTGCTGGCATTTGTGATTCCAGCTCTCACTATTGTAGCCATAAACCTTGTGGTTTTGATTGTGGTTCTGTATAAGATGTTGTGGAGAGGAGTTGGTGCTGCAACTCAACCAGATGAGAAACATGCCCTGGTGGTCATTGCCCGATGTGTGGCCATATTGACTCCTATCTTTGGACTAACATGGGGATTTGGAATTGGAACCATGGTGTCCCGTGAATTAGGCATTCATGTTGTGTTTGCACTCCTCAATTCACTGCAG ggattttttattttggtgtttGGAACGCTTTTAGACAGCAAG ATCCGTGAGGCACTGGCAGAAAGCCTGTCACTTAGGAACCTTACCAGCCTTGAAGCCTTAAGAAACCTTACCAGCTCTAACCGTACCAGG AGTGCTAGTGCAGGACCATCATCTTCAAGCAGACTGGGTTTGTTTAGATGGAAACCCAGGCCAA AAAGGAACATGATGCTTCCACCTTCACTGTGCTCGATGGGGGCATGGctagagggtacactggggttgCAACTGTGTCCGCAGAGCGCCTTCGCGTGGCGTAACGACACAAAGCACCCGTCCAAAGCCTATAGGTTCTCGTCCACACTGGTGGGCAAGGCCTATAGAGCTGCGGGCCAGGCCGTGTCCGCTTTGCATGCTATGGCCATCCTTCAAGTCCATCAGGTGAAGGTGCTCAGAGACATGCACTAG